From Homalodisca vitripennis isolate AUS2020 chromosome 1, UT_GWSS_2.1, whole genome shotgun sequence, the proteins below share one genomic window:
- the LOC124353234 gene encoding uncharacterized protein LOC124353234, which produces MQPTTLVCCILFVVLAVVVVPGNSQVLRTRTTTPLPPRRERLPYTPVRGSQRQERLPYTPVKPTTMRPGMVLRSRTTTRRVPFPTKTTPKPCNCNCNITDYRPLCAGDGTDRDTFANQCQLDCFNCTHNKRYRVLQQGECSR; this is translated from the exons ATGCAGCCTACTACTTTAgtgtgttgtattttatttg TCGTGTTGGCAGTTGTGGTGGTCCCTGGCAACAGCCAAGTGTTGCGGACTCGCACCACCACACCTCTGCCACCCCGCAGGGAGAGATTACCCTACACTCCAGTGAGGGGTAGTCAGCGTCAGGAGAGGCTGCCCTACACCCCTGTCAAGCCTACCACCATGCGTCCTGGCATGGTACTCAG GAGCAGAACAACTACCAGAAGAGTGCCGTTTCCCACGAAGACTACGCCGAAACCCTGCAACTGTAACTGCAACATCACTGACTATCGACCACTGTGTGCTGGCGATGGAACAGATCGTGACACCTTCGCAAACCAGTGCCAACTCGACTGTTTTAACTGCACACACAACAAGA gATATCGAGTGCTACAACAAGGAGAGTGCAGCAGATAG